In one window of Candidatus Scalindua sp. DNA:
- a CDS encoding Gfo/Idh/MocA family oxidoreductase: MIRIGIIGCGYWGINYVRVFSELPGATVVRVCDMNEERLVMMHRKFPYVFPTKRLEELLSDEEVDAVVVSTEASTHYSITKACLLHDKHVLVEKPLTTSIAEGEELVQIAEERARKLMVGHTFLYNPAILKIKEYISNEDIGSIYYLHSTRTHLGLIRSDVNAIWDLAPHDISIFSYLLDKQPLWVSAIGGNFLNGRPDVGFITLGYPQNILGNIHVSWINSNKVRELSVVGSKKRMVFDDLNSMERVRIFEKGAAITGEADTFGEFQLQLRDGDIISPRIDSDEPLKNQCSHFITCVSNGRFPLTDGQNGLDVVRVMDAINMSLEKCGAPVEVLN, translated from the coding sequence ATGATACGCATAGGTATTATTGGTTGCGGATACTGGGGCATAAACTATGTTCGTGTATTTAGTGAATTGCCTGGTGCTACGGTAGTACGAGTGTGCGATATGAATGAAGAGAGACTTGTAATGATGCACCGGAAATTTCCTTATGTATTTCCGACAAAGCGTCTGGAAGAACTCCTGTCAGATGAAGAGGTTGACGCAGTTGTTGTCTCAACTGAGGCATCAACACATTACAGCATTACCAAGGCATGCCTGTTACATGACAAACATGTTCTGGTAGAGAAACCGCTTACCACCTCTATTGCGGAAGGTGAGGAGTTGGTTCAGATTGCAGAAGAGAGAGCGCGGAAGCTCATGGTTGGACACACGTTTCTTTATAATCCTGCCATTCTCAAGATAAAGGAATACATATCAAATGAAGATATAGGTTCGATTTACTATCTTCATTCAACACGTACACATCTTGGCTTGATACGCAGTGACGTCAATGCTATCTGGGATCTGGCACCTCATGATATATCAATTTTCTCATATCTTCTTGATAAACAACCACTCTGGGTAAGTGCCATAGGCGGAAACTTTTTAAATGGACGTCCTGATGTGGGGTTTATAACGCTTGGATATCCGCAAAATATTCTTGGCAATATTCACGTGAGCTGGATAAATTCCAATAAGGTACGGGAACTCTCAGTCGTCGGGAGTAAAAAACGAATGGTCTTCGATGATCTCAACAGCATGGAGCGTGTCCGTATCTTTGAAAAAGGGGCGGCAATAACCGGTGAGGCAGACACATTCGGTGAATTCCAACTCCAATTGCGTGATGGAGATATAATAAGCCCCCGTATTGATTCGGATGAACCCCTGAAGAATCAATGCAGCCATTTCATCACTTGCGTGTCAAATGGACGCTTTCCCCTTACAGACGGGCAGAATGGCCTTGACGTGGTAAGGGTGATGGATGCCATCAATATGTCGTTGGAGAAA
- a CDS encoding universal stress protein gives MNILVTVDFSRASIGILERAKTLAIGLSAKVWLLHVVDQDPDFLDDEFGSQPERDQLSREFPREYKALLKEVDTFQNFNLDTTPLLEQGSTVEIILQKSKMLEIDIIIIGSHGHGGVHHLIFGSVSEGVLRRASCPVLVIPTHGRT, from the coding sequence ATGAATATTCTGGTTACTGTAGATTTCTCCAGGGCCTCTATTGGAATATTGGAAAGGGCAAAAACTCTTGCAATTGGGTTGTCTGCTAAAGTGTGGTTGCTCCATGTTGTTGATCAAGATCCAGATTTTCTGGACGATGAGTTTGGTTCACAACCGGAACGTGATCAACTCTCCCGGGAATTTCCCCGGGAATATAAGGCATTACTCAAAGAGGTAGATACATTTCAGAATTTTAATTTAGACACCACACCTCTTCTCGAGCAAGGTTCAACCGTCGAAATTATACTCCAGAAATCGAAGATGCTGGAAATTGACATCATTATCATAGGTTCTCATGGACATGGAGGCGTCCACCATTTGATATTTGGCAGTGTGAGTGAGGGAGTGCTGCGGCGCGCTTCCTGCCCCGTTCTTGTCATACCTACGCATGGCCGTACATAA
- a CDS encoding glycosyltransferase family 2 protein gives MNEYTINQDLVSGKTENQIGFRISRSFIIPVLDLSPHSPYNIKTLLSDLENVQGEVICIFNSRSVYEELYRHPRINKYCYNNLNAGVSRSWNIGINLAEGKAVFILNADLHLHSQSIEQLESYLFTLDRAVIVGPQGTHIDYGKLAIIRYFEKGTFLEPVQTHDVSGFFFAIHRDRFLQNHLLFDVQFSPCFFEEWDMGLQIIRANLACYAVPVDSFEHHWGASQYKKLSVNYFGREMTGIDIMRKNRQRFMAKWNTIVSVEN, from the coding sequence TTGAACGAGTATACCATTAACCAAGATTTGGTTTCTGGTAAAACCGAAAACCAAATTGGTTTTCGTATATCACGCAGTTTTATCATACCGGTCCTGGATTTGTCTCCGCATAGTCCATACAATATCAAGACATTACTCAGTGATCTCGAAAACGTACAGGGGGAGGTCATCTGCATCTTTAACAGCAGATCTGTTTACGAAGAACTCTACAGACATCCGCGCATCAACAAATATTGCTATAATAACCTCAACGCAGGTGTAAGCCGCTCATGGAACATAGGCATTAACCTGGCTGAAGGAAAAGCTGTGTTCATATTAAACGCAGACCTGCACCTGCACTCTCAGTCCATTGAACAATTGGAATCGTATCTCTTCACCCTTGACAGGGCAGTTATCGTTGGTCCACAGGGCACACACATTGATTATGGAAAACTGGCTATTATCAGGTATTTTGAAAAAGGGACTTTCCTTGAGCCGGTCCAGACACATGACGTCTCAGGTTTCTTTTTTGCTATACACCGTGACAGATTTCTCCAGAACCATTTGCTGTTTGATGTACAATTCAGTCCATGCTTTTTCGAAGAGTGGGATATGGGGCTTCAGATTATTCGGGCTAATCTTGCCTGTTATGCTGTCCCGGTAGATAGTTTTGAACATCATTGGGGCGCTTCTCAATATAAGAAGCTTTCCGTAAACTATTTTGGAAGAGAGATGACAGGTATAGACATCATGAGAAAAAACAGGCAGAGATTCATGGCAAAGTGGAATACTATTGTTTCTGTGGAAAATTAA
- a CDS encoding class I SAM-dependent methyltransferase, translated as MNTSQLKIRKFENFVKRISEESYPEPTSSIHTAITEKMIESLIIHYSLPDKGRILDVGCGHGSALKLFHEKGFRAVGITINREDFLACREKGFEVHQMDQTFIEFSDEEFDFVWCRHCLEHSFSPYLTLLELSRVLKQKGYMYIEVPAPDTVSNHQANRNHYSVLGKSMWTELIKRSGFDLLDSSIITIDLKIGQDVYWSFVIQKP; from the coding sequence ATGAATACCAGTCAGCTGAAGATCAGGAAATTTGAAAATTTCGTAAAAAGGATCAGTGAAGAATCATATCCTGAACCAACGAGCAGTATCCACACGGCTATAACTGAAAAAATGATAGAATCGTTGATTATCCACTACTCTTTACCAGACAAGGGGAGGATATTAGATGTTGGATGCGGCCATGGTTCAGCACTGAAACTCTTTCATGAAAAGGGATTCAGGGCTGTCGGTATTACCATTAACCGGGAGGATTTTCTGGCCTGCAGGGAAAAAGGATTTGAAGTGCATCAAATGGATCAGACTTTTATCGAATTCAGTGACGAGGAATTTGATTTCGTCTGGTGCAGGCATTGCCTGGAGCATAGTTTTTCCCCATATCTTACTTTACTCGAACTTTCAAGGGTACTGAAACAGAAGGGGTATATGTATATTGAAGTACCTGCTCCCGATACTGTCAGTAACCATCAGGCAAATCGAAACCACTACAGCGTATTGGGAAAAAGCATGTGGACAGAATTAATAAAGCGCTCGGGATTTGATCTCTTAGATAGCAGCATCATAACAATTGATCTGAAAATCGGGCAGGATGTATACTGGTCATTCGTCATACAAAAACCTTAG
- a CDS encoding glycosyltransferase family 2 protein, with protein sequence MDNGETSLTIPRSFIIPVLDYSPHSPYNIRTLLDDLEHIEGEVVCIFNSKEIFDDLNTHPRINKYCYNSLNSGVSRSWNAGINLSEGKTLFILNSDVHLLHSAIEQLESYLFSLDKAVIAGPQGAHIDYRTLSDQRYFRKRTFFKPVQVHAVSGFFFAIHHQRFLEHCLMFDVQFSPCFFEEWDMGLQIALAGLACYAVPVEGFEHHWGASQDGNLSVNYFGREMTRSDILSKGRERFKAKWHDAIFSNKQEQTLV encoded by the coding sequence ATGGATAATGGTGAAACAAGTTTGACAATACCGAGAAGTTTTATCATACCTGTCCTGGATTATTCTCCGCACAGTCCTTACAATATCAGGACACTCCTGGATGACCTTGAACATATTGAAGGAGAGGTGGTCTGTATATTTAACAGCAAAGAGATTTTCGATGATCTTAATACCCATCCCCGCATAAACAAATATTGCTATAACAGCTTAAACAGCGGCGTCAGCCGTTCATGGAATGCTGGTATTAACCTCTCCGAGGGTAAAACATTGTTCATTCTTAATTCCGATGTACACCTGTTACATTCGGCAATTGAACAGTTGGAATCTTATCTTTTCAGCCTGGATAAGGCTGTTATTGCAGGGCCACAGGGAGCGCACATAGATTACCGTACACTCAGCGACCAGCGATATTTCAGGAAAAGAACTTTCTTCAAACCTGTTCAGGTTCATGCGGTCTCGGGTTTCTTCTTTGCTATCCATCATCAGAGATTTCTCGAACACTGCCTGATGTTTGATGTACAGTTCAGTCCATGCTTTTTTGAAGAGTGGGATATGGGATTGCAAATCGCGCTGGCAGGTCTCGCCTGTTATGCCGTTCCTGTGGAAGGTTTTGAACATCATTGGGGGGCATCTCAGGATGGTAATCTTTCCGTAAATTACTTTGGAAGAGAGATGACCAGGTCTGATATATTGTCAAAAGGGAGAGAAAGGTTCAAGGCCAAATGGCACGATGCTATTTTCAGCAATAAACAGGAACAAACACTAGTATGA
- a CDS encoding glycosyltransferase family 4 protein has translation MIYLILPRGNNFGWGVCGKYLVREISDIRQITYVTEDFGVHDIGDEFEYHFLKSRLADTREATDIRSGATKQVRFPILQAIGSQALMPWGPEIHGTFKAGYTFFEENILKQEYIRNGKNNFDLIITGSTWCEDVLRNHGLENVTTVIQGIDQQLFNPFHSEKEIYRDNFLVFSGGKFEIRKGQDIVIRAYKVLQDRHQDVILVNSWFNMWGESMRTMSASPYIKFNITSNDYVPGMNTTLADNGIDIRRVITMLPRPNALMAKIYKNTDVGLFPNRCEGGTNLVLMEYMACGKPVIASYSSGHKDIINNDNALLLERMKPITIKRNENKIAEWDDPDLDETVERLEWAYQNRDALRSYGLAAGNTLKKLTWKRSAAQFVEIIEEHTHHQEESRQVNTLHKKQDQCTVSS, from the coding sequence ATGATCTATCTTATACTGCCCAGAGGCAATAATTTCGGCTGGGGTGTCTGCGGTAAATATCTTGTCCGGGAGATATCCGACATCCGTCAGATAACGTATGTTACGGAAGATTTTGGTGTTCATGACATAGGTGATGAATTTGAATACCATTTTCTCAAAAGCCGGCTGGCTGACACAAGAGAAGCCACCGATATCAGGAGCGGTGCAACAAAACAGGTACGTTTCCCTATTCTCCAGGCCATAGGTAGTCAGGCACTGATGCCCTGGGGACCGGAAATCCATGGCACCTTCAAGGCAGGATATACCTTTTTTGAAGAAAACATCCTGAAGCAGGAGTATATCCGGAATGGAAAAAATAACTTCGATCTCATTATTACGGGTTCAACGTGGTGTGAAGATGTTCTCAGAAACCATGGGCTGGAAAATGTGACAACCGTCATTCAGGGAATAGACCAGCAGCTCTTTAACCCATTTCATTCAGAAAAGGAGATCTACAGAGACAATTTCCTGGTTTTCTCCGGGGGCAAATTTGAGATCCGCAAGGGACAGGACATTGTAATACGTGCATACAAAGTCCTTCAGGACCGGCACCAGGATGTCATTCTCGTGAACTCATGGTTCAACATGTGGGGCGAGAGTATGAGGACTATGTCAGCCTCCCCGTATATCAAGTTCAATATTACGTCAAATGATTATGTTCCCGGAATGAACACTACTCTCGCTGATAACGGCATTGACATACGGAGAGTCATTACCATGCTGCCACGTCCGAATGCCTTAATGGCAAAGATATACAAAAATACTGATGTTGGCCTCTTTCCCAATAGATGCGAAGGGGGAACAAACCTTGTCCTCATGGAATACATGGCATGTGGAAAACCCGTAATTGCATCATACAGCAGTGGTCATAAGGATATAATCAACAATGATAACGCACTTTTGTTAGAGAGAATGAAACCCATTACGATAAAGAGAAACGAAAACAAAATTGCAGAATGGGACGACCCGGATCTCGATGAGACGGTAGAGCGGTTAGAGTGGGCGTATCAGAACAGGGATGCATTGAGATCATATGGTTTAGCGGCCGGAAATACCCTGAAAAAACTTACGTGGAAGAGGAGTGCTGCGCAGTTTGTTGAAATCATCGAGGAGCATACCCACCATCAGGAAGAGAGCAGGCAGGTGAATACATTGCACAAAAAACAGGACCAATGCACTGTTTCTTCGTAA
- a CDS encoding Uma2 family endonuclease produces MTTIIEKKKYTYEDYLKAPEDKKYELIEGELIMAPSPIPKHQRISGKIEYELRKFVTENKLGEVFDAPCDVYLDEENVVQPDILFISKERLDIIGEKNIQGAPDLAIEIISESSAYRDMVQKKKLYAVFGVKEYWIVIPEEESIEIFILKDKTCQFYNKYAKDDTLQSPRMKDLNIALKGIF; encoded by the coding sequence ATGACAACTATTATTGAAAAGAAAAAGTATACTTATGAAGATTATCTTAAAGCCCCTGAGGACAAGAAATACGAGCTTATAGAAGGAGAGCTGATTATGGCGCCGTCGCCTATACCAAAACATCAAAGAATCTCTGGAAAGATTGAATATGAACTAAGAAAATTTGTAACAGAAAACAAACTCGGAGAGGTTTTTGATGCGCCATGCGATGTATATCTTGATGAAGAGAATGTAGTTCAGCCTGATATTCTGTTCATTTCGAAAGAGAGATTAGATATTATAGGTGAAAAAAATATACAGGGAGCGCCCGACCTTGCAATAGAGATAATCTCAGAAAGCAGCGCTTACAGAGATATGGTACAGAAAAAGAAACTTTATGCTGTTTTTGGTGTAAAAGAATACTGGATAGTGATTCCGGAAGAAGAATCAATAGAGATATTTATCTTGAAAGATAAGACTTGCCAGTTTTATAATAAATACGCCAAAGATGATACACTTCAGTCCCCTCGGATGAAAGACCTAAACATTGCGCTAAAAGGAATATTCTAA
- a CDS encoding ISL3 family transposase translates to MLIKTLLNRCYPVKGFIYGKVILKETRITVKVKERKGSQGICSQCKKAAPTYDHLQERCFRFVPLWGYIVMLAYRPRRVSCPQHGVTVEHIPWAQGKSPISEPFRIFLAHWAKYLSWLEVARQFRVSWKNVFESVEHVVEYGLKHRNLDNVNALGIDEIQYLKYHKYLTLVFQIDSVCKRLLFVGQNRSAKTLLRFFHFFGKERSQQLKAICSDLWKPYLKVVKRKAPKAIHILDRFHVMKYLNDAVDQTRRAETAQLKQDGYEPILEKSRWCLLKNKRNQKTSQLARLRELVQYNLKTVRCYLLKEAFQHFWTYKTRWGAERFLRTWTTRAMRSRLPEMKKVAKRLRKHQELLLNYFSVKERLSNSIVEGFNLKAKLTMRRSFGFRTLKSIEIALYHTLGKLPEPPITHRFY, encoded by the coding sequence ATGCTCATTAAAACGTTACTCAATAGATGTTATCCTGTCAAGGGATTCATCTACGGCAAAGTTATTTTAAAAGAAACCAGGATTACGGTAAAAGTAAAAGAACGCAAAGGATCACAAGGCATATGTAGCCAGTGCAAAAAGGCAGCCCCAACTTATGATCATCTACAGGAACGATGTTTTCGTTTTGTTCCTTTGTGGGGTTACATAGTTATGTTGGCTTATAGACCCCGGCGCGTAAGCTGCCCCCAGCATGGGGTGACCGTAGAACATATTCCTTGGGCCCAGGGGAAGAGTCCAATTAGTGAACCGTTCAGGATATTTCTTGCACATTGGGCAAAGTACCTTTCCTGGCTAGAAGTGGCCAGGCAATTTCGTGTTTCATGGAAAAACGTATTTGAATCGGTAGAACATGTTGTTGAATACGGATTAAAGCATCGCAACTTAGATAATGTTAACGCACTAGGTATTGACGAGATACAATATTTAAAATATCACAAGTATCTGACATTGGTTTTCCAAATAGACTCAGTTTGTAAAAGATTGTTATTTGTCGGCCAGAACAGATCGGCTAAGACATTGTTGCGATTCTTTCATTTCTTTGGTAAAGAACGATCCCAACAGCTAAAGGCAATTTGCAGTGATCTTTGGAAACCATATTTAAAGGTTGTAAAACGTAAAGCTCCGAAGGCTATCCATATTCTCGATCGCTTTCATGTGATGAAATATCTTAACGATGCTGTAGATCAAACAAGAAGAGCTGAGACTGCTCAGTTAAAACAAGATGGTTATGAGCCAATCCTTGAAAAGTCTCGTTGGTGTTTATTAAAGAATAAAAGGAACCAGAAGACATCACAGTTAGCCAGACTCCGTGAACTGGTTCAATATAATCTAAAGACGGTTCGTTGCTATTTACTTAAAGAAGCATTTCAACACTTCTGGACTTACAAAACACGTTGGGGTGCCGAGAGGTTCTTAAGAACCTGGACAACCAGGGCAATGAGATCAAGGTTACCTGAAATGAAGAAAGTGGCCAAGCGGTTACGCAAGCACCAGGAGCTTTTGTTAAATTATTTTTCTGTCAAAGAGCGTCTATCTAATAGTATTGTTGAAGGTTTTAATCTTAAAGCTAAACTGACTATGAGAAGATCGTTTGGTTTTCGTACTTTAAAATCAATAGAAATTGCTTTATATCATACACTTGGAAAATTACCAGAGCCTCCAATTACCCACAGATTTTACTGA
- a CDS encoding FG-GAP-like repeat-containing protein encodes MTSLVIFGTTMNCYFRTFYETILSIVIFAIVLSIHAYAQSNTKSGVKPQVISLPGGPGTIEGLGESFEPQFNMGSGQYTIPVSVPPGRAGFAPSLLLVYNSGNGNSVVGMGMQFTTMCVKRQSDKGLPGYGTQQYSNPDTYINENGEELIRISGSEVANVQVFRLKNEESFKRYIYVLGEDRWVCTDSSGRTYSLGAKTDNTDFLARVKNPHNNLTYAWYVGEMIDTNGNSIIYNYIQDQRQAYCDRIIYGSSEDVPGAGHSIEFTYETRQDPIIDYRPGFRLVTAKRLKQINIHTGEKLVRRYNLEYLSGRFISLLSRITLIGTDGSSTIPPAEFQYSNHSLTVNASLLPVKGLSLASLLFAGEDPDNNPGSAEVLDFNGDSLPDLYQSRTSSSPTDEFDILYENQGNGQFKHRSLSQGDSLGLRIQSENSIVQDINGDGLPDLVAQKGDNLEDFVFRLNQGGRWEATDSPFIFSGGVTAHNVFLDPDIRIMDLNCDKQIDTLRSYRTVSKSGRGIVFEAYLNNGDGTFNNISQTTSDIVKGIPDNFTNLQGRLVLADMNGDRMQDIVQLGDSRSVGIRFWPSMGYGKFDDSNFGYIIPLTDGPDLNGSSSLISKLQLSDLNGDGLADLYYVSGPQIRYWLNEGGLQFGQESTINLKGQFDSSVATYRLLDIDGDGLQDYIDLCTNEANT; translated from the coding sequence GTGACTAGTTTAGTAATTTTTGGGACAACAATGAATTGTTATTTTCGTACTTTTTATGAAACTATTTTAAGTATAGTAATTTTTGCAATCGTTTTGTCAATTCATGCATATGCCCAGAGCAATACTAAATCTGGTGTTAAGCCCCAGGTAATATCTTTACCTGGCGGGCCTGGCACAATTGAAGGATTGGGTGAGTCTTTCGAACCACAATTCAATATGGGGAGTGGGCAGTATACTATTCCTGTGTCAGTACCACCTGGTAGGGCAGGTTTTGCTCCAAGTCTACTGTTGGTCTATAATAGTGGAAATGGTAATAGTGTTGTTGGTATGGGTATGCAATTTACAACAATGTGCGTAAAACGCCAATCAGATAAGGGGCTGCCAGGATACGGCACTCAGCAGTATTCCAATCCTGATACTTATATTAACGAAAACGGAGAAGAACTTATAAGGATATCAGGCTCTGAGGTGGCGAATGTCCAGGTTTTTAGATTAAAGAATGAAGAGAGTTTTAAACGATATATTTATGTTCTAGGTGAGGATCGGTGGGTTTGTACGGATAGCTCAGGCAGAACCTATTCGCTTGGCGCAAAGACAGATAATACAGATTTTTTAGCACGTGTTAAAAATCCTCATAACAACTTAACCTATGCCTGGTACGTAGGAGAGATGATTGATACGAATGGTAACAGTATTATCTACAATTACATCCAGGATCAACGTCAGGCATATTGTGATAGAATTATCTACGGGTCATCTGAAGATGTTCCTGGTGCTGGACATTCAATAGAATTTACATACGAAACACGCCAAGATCCCATTATTGATTATCGGCCTGGATTTCGTCTGGTTACGGCGAAACGGTTGAAGCAAATTAACATACATACAGGGGAGAAATTAGTACGAAGATATAATTTGGAATACCTTTCCGGGAGATTCATCTCACTTCTTTCCAGAATTACGCTAATAGGTACCGACGGTTCAAGCACTATTCCTCCCGCTGAGTTTCAATATTCGAACCATTCACTTACGGTAAATGCGTCCTTGTTGCCCGTAAAAGGACTTTCCCTTGCATCATTACTGTTTGCCGGTGAAGATCCTGATAATAATCCTGGCAGTGCAGAGGTACTTGATTTTAATGGAGACTCCCTGCCTGATCTTTACCAATCACGAACCTCTTCGAGTCCTACCGATGAATTTGATATATTATATGAAAATCAGGGTAATGGCCAGTTTAAACACCGATCATTAAGCCAGGGTGACAGTCTTGGTTTACGAATTCAATCAGAAAACAGTATAGTACAGGATATTAATGGTGATGGTTTACCTGATCTGGTTGCACAGAAAGGGGACAACTTAGAAGATTTTGTATTTAGATTAAATCAAGGTGGAAGGTGGGAAGCAACAGACAGCCCCTTTATATTTTCTGGTGGAGTTACAGCTCACAATGTTTTTTTGGACCCTGATATTCGTATTATGGATTTAAATTGTGACAAACAAATAGACACTTTACGTAGTTATAGAACTGTAAGCAAATCTGGTCGAGGGATTGTGTTTGAGGCATATTTAAACAATGGCGATGGAACCTTTAATAATATTTCTCAGACGACTTCAGACATTGTTAAAGGAATTCCAGACAATTTTACAAATTTACAAGGAAGACTTGTCCTAGCAGATATGAATGGAGACCGCATGCAGGACATCGTCCAGCTAGGTGATTCCCGTAGTGTTGGCATAAGATTCTGGCCTTCTATGGGTTATGGAAAATTTGATGATTCTAACTTTGGATATATCATTCCATTAACAGATGGTCCAGACTTAAATGGATCCTCCAGTCTTATATCCAAACTTCAACTATCAGATTTAAATGGTGATGGACTTGCAGATCTTTATTATGTTTCAGGTCCACAAATCAGATATTGGCTCAATGAGGGAGGTCTACAATTTGGCCAGGAATCTACCATTAATCTTAAAGGTCAATTTGATTCTTCAGTTGCAACTTATAGGCTTTTGGACATTGACGGAGACGGTTTGCAGGATTATATTGATTTATGTACGAACGAGGCCAACACCTGA
- the leuB gene encoding 3-isopropylmalate dehydrogenase — protein MKKCIAVLAGDGIGPEIMREGMKILDAIAKPFDHVFEYREALVGGSAYDKYGHPLPDETKEVCNSADAIYFGAVGGPRWENLPADLTPERGALLPLRSIYGLFANLRPAVIFSPLANAASLKADRLEGGLDIMIVRELTGGIYFGKSRVQSFTVKEGVLQGVYAADHMIYSVPEIERITRVACETAMKRKKNLTSVDKANVLESSKLWRNTVIQYVSKNYPEIKLTHMYVDNAAMQVATNPKQFDVIVTGNMFGDILSDLASAITGSIGMLPSASLSETGFGLYEPIHGSAPDIAGKGKANPLAQILSGAMMLKYSFGLNQESDIIEQAISEVLEAGYRTCDIACQKTPGDKILSTSEMGNKVLEYVQKIVSV, from the coding sequence ATGAAGAAATGCATTGCGGTGCTTGCCGGTGATGGGATCGGACCGGAAATAATGAGAGAGGGCATGAAAATACTGGATGCCATTGCGAAACCATTTGACCATGTTTTTGAATATAGAGAGGCCTTGGTTGGAGGGAGCGCTTACGATAAATACGGACACCCCTTGCCGGATGAGACAAAGGAGGTCTGTAACAGTGCAGACGCTATCTATTTTGGTGCTGTCGGGGGACCCAGGTGGGAAAATCTGCCGGCAGATCTCACACCCGAGAGAGGTGCATTGTTGCCGTTACGATCTATATATGGTCTGTTTGCAAACCTTCGTCCCGCCGTCATATTCAGCCCTTTAGCTAACGCAGCGTCACTTAAAGCAGACCGGTTAGAGGGCGGACTTGATATCATGATTGTACGGGAATTAACCGGGGGCATCTATTTCGGCAAGAGCAGAGTGCAATCATTTACGGTGAAGGAAGGGGTCCTTCAAGGTGTGTACGCTGCAGATCACATGATCTATTCGGTACCCGAAATAGAGAGGATAACCAGGGTTGCCTGTGAGACCGCTATGAAACGTAAAAAAAATCTGACGTCTGTCGACAAGGCAAACGTCCTGGAGAGTTCGAAGCTCTGGAGGAATACCGTTATTCAATACGTAAGCAAAAATTACCCTGAAATAAAACTTACGCACATGTACGTGGACAATGCCGCAATGCAGGTGGCAACAAATCCAAAACAGTTCGATGTGATTGTGACCGGAAACATGTTCGGGGACATCCTGTCAGACCTCGCATCCGCCATCACAGGATCTATTGGCATGCTCCCGAGCGCAAGCCTCTCAGAAACAGGTTTTGGACTCTATGAACCCATCCACGGATCAGCTCCGGATATTGCAGGAAAGGGGAAAGCAAACCCCCTTGCCCAGATCCTCTCTGGTGCCATGATGCTGAAGTACTCATTTGGCCTTAATCAGGAATCAGACATCATCGAGCAGGCTATCAGCGAAGTACTGGAAGCAGGGTATCGAACATGCGATATAGCCTGCCAGAAGACACCCGGAGATAAAATTCTTTCAACTTCAGAAATGGGGAATAAAGTATTGGAATATGTTCAGAAGATCGTATCTGTGTAG
- a CDS encoding PIN domain-containing protein, whose protein sequence is MIYLDTHVVAWLYAGRIDLFPDHIQKLISREELFISPIVSLELQYLFEIGRVLKKAKDVVSDLEKRIGLNTCECAFNDVIECTITHDWTRDPFDRIIVSQANVHSTKLVTKDETIRKNYKYAIW, encoded by the coding sequence ATGATTTATCTTGATACACATGTTGTAGCATGGCTCTATGCCGGCAGAATAGATCTCTTTCCAGACCATATACAGAAATTGATTTCAAGAGAAGAGTTGTTCATTTCTCCTATCGTTTCATTGGAACTTCAATATTTGTTTGAAATCGGACGAGTCTTAAAAAAGGCGAAAGATGTAGTATCTGATCTTGAAAAGAGAATCGGACTTAATACATGCGAATGTGCATTCAATGACGTAATTGAATGCACAATTACTCACGATTGGACACGTGACCCCTTTGATCGAATTATCGTGTCGCAGGCGAATGTCCATTCTACAAAGCTTGTAACAAAAGATGAGACTATTCGTAAGAATTATAAATACGCAATCTGGTAA